In Eremothecium gossypii ATCC 10895 chromosome V, complete sequence, the genomic stretch TTTTCCCGTCCCCGCAGCGTTTGACTAACCACCAATAGGAATCCTGGTCGTTTAGCAAAATGCAGCTTTCGTCAGGCTCAAGTCGGCAGTGAGAGGGGTCGGGACCCTGGAACGCATATAACGCATATAGTTTACCGGGATCGAGTTCTTGTGGCGGAGGCAAGGGTTGATAATCCTCCTCATCTTCGTCCGGATGTATGGCCAGCTCATCACCTGACGAGTCCTGTTCTTGTTCTTCACTACTACTCCCATCAGAATACATATGCAGGTTTCCCTTGAAAAATCCACTGCTGAGGGTTTTGCCCTCGCGGCTCGGTTTCGTTACAGTCATAAGGTTCCGCTTCTGCAGGATTCGCCGCTTGCTCTTATCGGACTCCAAGTTCTTCAGACTCCCCTCCAGGCATTCTTCAAAATCGGAATCCGAGTAGCCGTAGCCGTCCTCCTCACGGTCCTCATAATCCGACGAGTTCGGACCGGTATTGTTAGCGCTTTCCTTGCTGGCGCTTCCGGGTCCGTCGTCCGGAGCGTCCCTAGCACCGGCGTTTCCGACTGTCTGAAGCGGGAGCGTCCCATCATCGCTAGCTAGTATCGTCTGCTTCAAGGGGGGCTCCAGCACTGCCTGCGAACCGTCTTCTGGCGAGTCTGCAGCCATAATAACGCTTCCATGCTTTCGCTCTCGCTCGGGCGTGTTCGGCGTAGACATTATAACCACGCTGGCATTTGTACTGCCGTCTCCACCTGCTCGCATTGGAGCCCCGTTCTGTGGTAGCTGCAGCATTATATCCCGATAGTCCTCCACAAGCGACGGATCGGAAAGTAAAGATTTATGGTGAGATGACAGCGTACTACCTCCCTGTCTCGCCGCGTACCTGTCGTATGCCTTGTCAAGAAAATGCGACATTTATGCCAACACAACAAGTTCTGCCTTGCTCCGTCGCCCTCCTGCCTCCTTTTGCCTTCCGACTTTCTTCCGGCAGGCTGTTGTTCTTCCTAAACCTTGCCCGGTTCGCTGCGCTGCTTCGCGTGCTTGCTGTTTTCGTCAACCTTTCGATCTACGAAATGTGTGCAACAAGCCGAAAAAGCAAACCAACCGCTCCACTGACTATCTGTTTATGCTTAGACGCCGCAAACTTGTTTCTCTTTGGGCCTACTCTTTGATTCCTGGCTCAGAGCCTTCCCTAACTAAGGAATTTCAACTACTTGTATATCAAAGCCTTGCTACAATTGCCTTCTACGGCCTCAATTACCACGAATGCACTAAGCAGCTCAGCTGTTCCCCTTGTTATGAAACGAAATCATCAACAGCTAACAAATGCCTAGCTTTACTCCTGTGACAAGCTGCCTTCACGTTTCTTTTTCAACCGTTGACAATGACGATTAAGTAACAATGCGTCTCGAGGAATTTGCTCGAGGTCGGGTGGGGCAGCCGCGAAATGTAGAATGCACGGCAGTATGACTCCAGGCAGCGCGAGCTTGACTCTGGTCTATGGCCAATTTAACAGCCCCATATAGACAAGATATATATAGAGAGATAGCAGATAGTCCCATCTGGAACGATCTGGGGGCGGCGAACAAAAATGAGCATAGTGCAGACACAGCTGGGCGGCATCCTGCCGTTAGTGGCGCGTGGTAAGGTGCGGGATATCTACGAGGTTGATCAGGAGACGTTGCTGTTTGTGGCTACTGACCGGATCTCGGCCTATGATGTGATCATGGCGAATGCTATCCCCGACAAGGGTGTGCTGTTGACGCGGCTGTCTGAGTTCTGGTTTAAATTCTTGGAGAAAGACGTCCGCAACCACCTCCGGGCGCCGTGTGAGGGGCTTTTTGGTGGTCTACCTGATGCGCTAACGTCACCCGAGTACCGCTCACAGCTAGAGGGGCGGAGCCTGCTCGTGCAACGGTACCGGTTGATACCACTTGAGGTCATCGTGCGCGGTTACATTACGGGCTCTGCCTGGAAGGAGTACCAGGAGCGCGGCACAGTGCATGGCCTGGCTCTACCTGCCGGGCTGCGTGAGTCTGAGGAGTTACCCGAGCCGATGTTCACTCCGTCTACCAAAGCGGAGCAGGGTGCGCACGATGAGAATATATCACCAGCACAGGCTGCAGACCTAATTGGGCAGGAGCTTTGTGACCGCGTGGCTGCCTTGGCAATTCGCTTGTATTCGAAGTGCAAGAAGTATGCCAGGGAGCGCGGCATTATTATTGCAGACACGAAGTTTGAGTTTGGCATTGATGACAAGTCAGGCGAGATTGTTCTTGTCGATGAGGTCTTGACCCCAGATTCTTCTCGTTTCTGGAATGCTGCGAACTACGAAGTTGGTAAGCCTCAGGATTCATATGATAAACAGTTTTTGCGCAATTGGCTCACTAGCAACAAGTTGAATGGTGTCGATGGGGTCAGCATGCCCGAGGAGATCGTGACGCGCACGAAGGAGAAATATGTTGAGGCCTACGAAGCACTTACAGGCGCGAAATGGTAAAATGATGTACTTTTAAAATGTTAAATAATTTTAAGTGATAAATGGAGATGTGAAATTTATGACCTCCATGGGTTAGTTGGGGTGCGCACATGGTACCTTGCATGGATATCTGGTACGTCCTGAATACGTTTGCCACTCACCAGCTCCCGGGCCCGCTTTTCAACTGCCAACTCAAAATCTTTTCGGCATTGGGTCCGCATATCATTTATTTCTTTATCGTAGTCGCTCGCTTGCTTCTCCAGCATCTCTCCTATTTCAGTCAACTCTTTTTCATAAACAAGTAGGTTCTTTTCAAAGCGTTCCAACTGTAGTGCTTTGCGGGCCACACGCAACTGGAGGCATTGAAGCAGATCAAATGCACTGGGCCGTAGTTTTTCATTTGGATTGATGCAAGATATCACTAATTGTTGCAGCTCTTTGCTGTAGTAGTCTGGTAGTGGTTGAACATCAGCACGCTGGATCATACGCTGAAGTTCCATGAAGTTTCTTGCGGGAAATGGCACACGCAGGGCGCAGAGCTCGTAAATGACGCAGCCTAAAGACCAGATATCGCTCAATGGGCTGTACGGCTGGTCCATAAGGACCTCTGGTGACATGTAGTATGGTGTTCCTACGTATGTTGTTGCAAATTCAATAGCAGATTGCAGCGACTTTGCCAAACCAAAGTCGCCCAGTTTCACCTCGACTTTACTGTAATCGACACTGCCTCGCCCACCTACCCCATCACCTGTGAGGAAAATATTTCCAGGCTTCAGGTCCCGGTGTATTACTGATGTAACCTTTCCAGCCTCGCTTTCAATGGCCGATTTGCTTATTTTATCATATATGGTATCAAGTTGCGGCAGGTCACAGGATGTATGGCATTTGTACAAGGCCAATAGCAGCTGTACTGCAATACGCCAGATGTCACGCTCAGGTACATACTTTCGCATACCCTTGTAATGCTTAATCATCTGGGATAGATCGCCACAGGAGCAATACTCCATGTAAAGGTAGAGTACTTCGCCATTTCCATAATCCACACTATTCCCAGTCCGGCTAGATGCGTGATCCCAATTATAGAACTCGACGATATTCTCATGGCGCAACCCAGCTAGGATTGTGCATTCTGCGATTAACTGCTGGCGTTCTTTCGAGTTCATGTGCCCATACTTTATTTCCTTGCGAACCATGAGCTTGGAAGTGGGTACATGCAACACTTTGCGTACAGATCCAAAAGAACCCCGCCCGATTTCCTCGAGTACTTTGAACTCATTTGGCTGCGAGTGGCCTAGCTTTTGAGGGTAAGACGATGTCTGGAGCCTTCGGATCCCCCTACTCTGAGACATCTTACACCTTGTATAGCAATACTGCTACTAATTAAACGTTAAAAAGTAACGCCTACGTGAAGCTCTATATATTTAGATGTAACGTGCTCTGGACTGAGATGCCTACTACTGTTGCGGGTCAACACATAATCGGAATAAGAAAAACATGACTTTCTAGGAGCTAGCGTTTCTCAATGTTTGGGCATCGCCATATTGAGAAACATAATTAAGTAAATCATAATCAACACCCTGATGGTAATCTCC encodes the following:
- the ADE1 gene encoding phosphoribosylaminoimidazolesuccinocarboxamide synthase (Syntenic homolog of Saccharomyces cerevisiae YAR015W (ADE1)); amino-acid sequence: MSIVQTQLGGILPLVARGKVRDIYEVDQETLLFVATDRISAYDVIMANAIPDKGVLLTRLSEFWFKFLEKDVRNHLRAPCEGLFGGLPDALTSPEYRSQLEGRSLLVQRYRLIPLEVIVRGYITGSAWKEYQERGTVHGLALPAGLRESEELPEPMFTPSTKAEQGAHDENISPAQAADLIGQELCDRVAALAIRLYSKCKKYARERGIIIADTKFEFGIDDKSGEIVLVDEVLTPDSSRFWNAANYEVGKPQDSYDKQFLRNWLTSNKLNGVDGVSMPEEIVTRTKEKYVEAYEALTGAKW
- the KIN3 gene encoding serine/threonine protein kinase KIN3 (Syntenic homolog of Saccharomyces cerevisiae YAR018C (KIN3)); protein product: MSQSRGIRRLQTSSYPQKLGHSQPNEFKVLEEIGRGSFGSVRKVLHVPTSKLMVRKEIKYGHMNSKERQQLIAECTILAGLRHENIVEFYNWDHASSRTGNSVDYGNGEVLYLYMEYCSCGDLSQMIKHYKGMRKYVPERDIWRIAVQLLLALYKCHTSCDLPQLDTIYDKISKSAIESEAGKVTSVIHRDLKPGNIFLTGDGVGGRGSVDYSKVEVKLGDFGLAKSLQSAIEFATTYVGTPYYMSPEVLMDQPYSPLSDIWSLGCVIYELCALRVPFPARNFMELQRMIQRADVQPLPDYYSKELQQLVISCINPNEKLRPSAFDLLQCLQLRVARKALQLERFEKNLLVYEKELTEIGEMLEKQASDYDKEINDMRTQCRKDFELAVEKRARELVSGKRIQDVPDIHARYHVRTPTNPWRS